Proteins from a genomic interval of Brucella intermedia LMG 3301:
- a CDS encoding ABC transporter permease — protein MSSPDTVYISSKGDAREALPSALRRSLWPFVAVVAWAIVSAISFFLPNVVVGFAEPLYVRETNGVFIGWTILLAVGAALVAVHPVFGKRLVYWSPWLTALAIFFGVWELLTAKFAVLPVPFFQPPSSLLEVYLDDWPRLLDSLYNSFKLLASGFVLGAIAGFLTGVSIGWVQAIGYWVHPVLRFLGPIPSTALLPMAFYFFPSGFSAAVFLIALATWFPLTVLTWSGVASVDKAYYDVARTLGASQLFLILRVAIPAALPHVFVGLFMGLGASFSVLVAAEMMGVKSGLGWYLQWAQGWAAYNNLYGALIIMAIVFSGLITLLFTVRDRVLTWQKGDVKW, from the coding sequence ATGTCATCACCTGACACAGTCTATATCTCGTCCAAGGGCGATGCGCGGGAGGCTCTGCCCTCCGCACTTCGCCGCTCGCTATGGCCGTTTGTGGCGGTGGTCGCCTGGGCTATCGTCAGCGCGATTTCCTTCTTCCTTCCCAATGTGGTGGTTGGCTTTGCAGAGCCGCTTTACGTTCGTGAAACCAATGGCGTGTTCATCGGCTGGACGATCCTTCTGGCAGTCGGTGCGGCATTGGTTGCGGTCCATCCGGTATTTGGCAAACGGCTGGTTTACTGGTCGCCATGGCTGACGGCTCTGGCGATATTTTTTGGTGTATGGGAATTGCTTACGGCCAAGTTTGCAGTGCTCCCGGTGCCGTTCTTCCAACCGCCATCATCTCTGCTGGAGGTCTATCTCGATGACTGGCCGCGTCTGCTCGACAGCCTGTATAACTCGTTCAAGCTGCTGGCCTCCGGCTTTGTGCTTGGTGCAATTGCCGGCTTTCTGACGGGTGTTTCCATCGGCTGGGTACAGGCAATCGGTTATTGGGTTCATCCGGTGTTACGGTTTCTGGGGCCAATTCCATCGACTGCACTATTACCAATGGCATTCTATTTCTTTCCATCGGGCTTTTCAGCCGCTGTCTTTCTCATCGCGCTTGCAACATGGTTTCCGCTTACGGTTCTGACATGGTCGGGCGTGGCGAGTGTCGATAAAGCTTATTACGATGTTGCCCGCACTTTGGGCGCCAGTCAGTTGTTCCTTATCCTGCGCGTCGCAATTCCCGCAGCATTGCCGCATGTTTTTGTCGGTCTTTTCATGGGGTTGGGTGCATCTTTCTCGGTGCTGGTCGCCGCCGAAATGATGGGCGTCAAGTCCGGTCTCGGCTGGTATCTGCAATGGGCGCAAGGCTGGGCGGCCTATAACAATCTCTATGGCGCGCTTATCATCATGGCGATTGTGTTTTCCGGTCTGATTACGCTGCTCTTTACTGTGCGTGATCGCGTTCTGACATGGCAGAAGGGGGATGTGAAATGGTAA